From a region of the Torulaspora globosa chromosome 7, complete sequence genome:
- the CSE4 gene encoding centromeric DNA-binding histone H3-like protein CSE4 (ancestral locus Anc_2.592), whose amino-acid sequence MEFRQLESRGIQSDTGARTLSNVNRLSVEQERINERALSLLRRNRERRELLRRQQDRRRYERLPEQSLDVPVEHRYVRNNEETHQFQAERGQQRRKRVRHAKKVVSHKRHTPSELALYEIRKYQRSTELLISKIPFARLVKEVTDQFTTEDQQLRWQSMAILALQEASEAYLVGLLEHTNLLALHARRITIMRKDMQLARRIRGQFL is encoded by the coding sequence ATGGAATTCAGACAATTGGAAAGCAGGGGAATCCAGAGTGACACAGGAGCCAGGACTTTGAGCAATGTGAATCGGTTGTCGGTGGAGCAGGAGAGGATCAACGAACGGGCTCTATCACTACTTCGAAGGAACAGAGAGCGTCGAGAATTGCTTAGGAGACAGCAAGATAGGAGGCGATACGAGCGATTGCCTGAACAATCGCTTGATGTCCCCGTGGAGCATCGTTATGTCAGGAACAATGAGGAGACACATCAGTTCCAGGCAGAAAGAGGGCAgcagagaaggaagagagTACGGCACGCGAAGAAGGTCGTGTCGCACAAACGGCATACACCGAGTGAACTGGCCCTTTACGAGATAAGAAAATATCAGCGGTCGACTGAGCTACTGATCTCCAAGATTCCCTTTGCAAGATTGGTGAAAGAGGTAACAGACCAGTTCACCACCGAGGATCAACAGTTGAGATGGCAGTCTATGGCAATATTGGCGTTGCAGGAGGCGAGCGAAGCGTATCTTGTAGGATTGCTAGAGCATACGAATCTCCTGGCGCTGCatgcaagaagaatcacCATAATGAGGAAAGATATGCAACTGGCACGAAGGATAAGAGGTCAGTTTCTGTGA
- the HOF1 gene encoding formin-binding protein HOF1 (ancestral locus Anc_2.591), whose amino-acid sequence MRDQSGQLPLFYSSKASACLKDSRTGVMSYSYELCFWDPNDNGVNVLLQHISAGIKSCGTMVSFFKQRSELEKDYARRLGAMSNKLVSDMEENPEYGRLNDCFRTVVTNERARAQAHSKQSELLYRQIYSDVKAFAGKMQARYTTLSGRIENLRVDKYNKRKGCEDLTKKLEEAELRARDLRLNQNNVIGSKKIEQNRRELAKWDNNSREISLQLDVLTQEYRASQKYWFKEWADISGQLQEMETARISYLQSKMQQFAQVTLETALLEQSKMDSLMNQLATFTPADDIAEFSSDYGTGRLKEKRKATGDLAVHDISRSKKDLHAENIRKLSSQLQRQTLGDSRNDKQLPSPKLQRQEEIGTKRVPKNELSRIEEPISADLKEKLSPSARHQQQNRQGTSPSSSASSSVPTDFTAHVKNRHSIDSMATSVSSMASSIDESQRFAKSWNSSNRKRKSMSHLHQEKAREEQLGSSLGQHSEGSLQNGSPVLRNPSADTTIMNTNLATQQSVRRKSMVLQDSSNPIEDALYEMERIKSMGNSVFAGSDSQLGRVRDNGITVTLPTVTSQGEPVIRYAKAIYPLLDNDAAELAHFDKGDYLLLTAIINEDWFRGEVYDNNFIAGTHKNGLIPYNFIQLLN is encoded by the coding sequence ATGAGAGATCAATCAGGGCAATTGCCTTTGTTCTATTCGTCTAAAGCTAGTGCATGCTTAAAGGATTCACGTACTGGCGTTATGAGCTACAGTTATGAACTGTGTTTCTGGGACCCTAACGATAATGGGGTAAACGTACTACTGCAACATATTTCGGCGGGTATCAAGTCCTGCGGGACAATGGTAAGCTTTTTCAAGCAGCGAAGCGAGTTGGAGAAGGATTATGCTCGCCGGCTGGGTGCTATGAGTAACAAGCTGGTGTCGGATATGGAGGAAAATCCAGAGTATGGGCGCTTAAACGATTGTTTTCGAACGGTGGTAACTAACGAGCGGGCTAGGGCACAGGCGCATTCGAAACAGAGCGAACTGCTGTACCGACAGATATACAGCGATGTGAAGGCGTTTGCCGGGAAGATGCAGGCTCGTTACACGACGTTGAGCGGGAGGATAGAGAATCTGAGGGTTGACAAATACAACAAGAGAAAGGGCTGCGAAGacttgacgaaaaagctggaagaagctgagcTGCGCGCCAGGGATCTGCGCCTGAACCAGAACAATGTGATCGggagcaagaagatcgagCAAAATAGGCGGGAGCTGGCTAAGTGGGACAACAACAGTCGAGAGATCAGCCTGCAGTTGGATGTGCTGACACAGGAATACCGGGCATCTCAGAAATACTGGTTCAAAGAATGGGCAGACATAAGCGGCCAATTGCAGGAGATGGAAACGGCTAGAATCTCCTATTTGCAGTCAAAAATGCAGCAATTTGCCCAAGTCACGCTGGAGACTGCGCTCTTGGAACAATCAAAAATGGACTCTCTAATGAACCAGCTAGCGACTTTCACGCCCGCTGACGACATTGCAGAGTTTTCAAGCGACTATGGCACTGGCAGGCTTAAAGAAAAGAGGAAGGCGACTGGCGATCTGGCAGTTCACGACATTTCgagaagcaagaaagacCTGCATGCGGAGAACATCAGAAAACTGTCGTCCCAGTTGCAAAGACAAACGCTAGGGGACTCAAGGAACGACAAGCAGCTGCCTTCTCCGAAACTTCAACGACAGGAAGAGATAGGCACAAAAAGGGTCCCCAAGAATGAGCTATCTCGCATTGAAGAGccaatttcagcagatcTTAAAGAAAAGTTATCACCTTCTGCTAGGCATCAACAACAAAATCGCCAAGGAACGTCTCCGTCCTCGTCTGCCTCCTCGTCTGTCCCTACAGACTTCACAGCACATGTGAAGAATCGCCACAGCATCGACTCTATGGCAACTTCAGTGAGTTCCATGGCGAGTAGCATAGATGAATCTCAGAGATTCGCCAAATCTTGGAACTCGTCAAacaggaaaagaaaatccaTGAGCCATTTGCATCAGGAGAAGGCTCGTGAGGAACAACTGGGATCTTCCCTGGGACAGCACAGCGAGGGAAGCTTGCAAAATGGTTCACCTGTACTCAGAAACCCCAGTGCCGACACTACTATTATGAACACAAACTTAGCAACACAGCAGAGCGTTAGACGCAAATCGATGGTGCTGCAAGATTCCAGTAATCCAATAGAAGATGCTCTTTACGAGATGGAGAGGATAAAGAGTATGGGAAATAGTGTATTCGCCGGTTCCGATTCCCAACTAGGACGCGTCAGAGATAACGGCATCACCGTCACTCTACCAACGGTGACCAGCCAGGGTGAGCCGGTTATTAGATATGCAAAGGCGATTTACCCATTACTAGATAACGATGCAGCCGAGCTCGCTCATTTTGACAAGGGCGATTACTTGCTTCTCACGGCTATCATAAATGAAGATTGGTTCAGAGGTGAGGTTTACGATAATAACTTCATTGCTGGGACCCATAAGAACGGGTTGATTCCATACAACTTTATCCAGCTACTGAATTAG
- a CDS encoding uncharacterized protein (ancestral locus Anc_2.590): MSLVSAVKERDRYGDLQDDHEVRRETKMSSSVYQTSGEPLSKEALYRAKLKYGVYQSPATNISLGVAQPKEASGRAANVANENKITINAYKRLFVDPGAAHAATKVGLKGVEPAPVVEVKKSHAGSQSAATRAYSIASSTASTKKVTKSAHAGSSSAAGRDRLHSVSSATHALGASATFNEQKVNPAPKPLNMSKVLSGAERQAERRIHDRTSPERKNFSYGLRTGGAGKAAGNSFELSKDTLEKISAKIDSAAIEREADPQNYAEWAAYAVRDVDPSSLMDAEFQDREKRRQQYLSQLTSQQVLAKARENADRELKAIDALDTHRQLFGNEAYNKAAVETAREMARKNAQKMAPYQNKINMGGGLWLSPDEVNDIAENLINPVLGEVTQRAEDQRATDLDIKERTEAHKAEYAAWLEMQHTKIRNNATIVVNTNIRHEREKEENKEKATKDYNELVAMKDKQIADKEEKLARTKQAKTEFETEMEGKLKSEDERVALVLANFGETNKKDLEDARKEQEELLRPYHDALDAAEKEHARLLEEKSGIQKEIEKLRTSIDAHGVLLLKYERGIKANDEKQAVELKNLQNLDSEKQKLRSDIDENVINLANRAKEQAAISSEQARLRQLEVDALVNERKSRLNETEIELQREKLNMLDAMREAAEARGDTAIDEDRVKELLGMSSEDYVAQQKNAVSKTETRPVGADLDEEDEADEDNLSEGVKPARHLDLGAFEGPAPSASVRSIADVSARIPESLSEHPAKGDKSSDVSWSEKFFLGAARARKRRESQQKSEKPEISKPAETAKTAEPSGTAANAGHELQPTFSGFSQDGIAAQQDAGKKKGKSTESPTVDDSEDEDEEDVPDLSGTDRNDDLSGANKRSSYFQEVFE; the protein is encoded by the coding sequence ATGTCTTTGGTGTCTGCCGTCAAGGAGCGTGATCGCTATGGGGATTTACAGGATGATCATGAGGTGAGAAGAGAAACGAAGATGAGTAGTTCAGTTTATCAGACTTCAGGCGAACCGTTGAGCAAAGAAGCTCTTTACAGGGCCAAGTTAAAATACGGGGTTTATCAATCGCCTGCTACCAATATTTCCTTAGGTGTGGCACAACCAAAGGAGGCCTCTGGTAGAGCAGCCAACGTGGCAAACGAAAATAAAATCACTATCAATGCGTACAAGAGACTATTTGTAGACCCGGGAGCGGCACACGCCGCAACCAAGGTTGGACTGAAGGGCGTGGAGCCTGCGCCTGTTGTAGAGGTTAAAAAGTCTCACGCGGGATCGCAATCGGCTGCCACTAGGGCTTATTCTATTGCTTCGAGTACAGCTTCGACGAAGAAAGTCACGAAAAGTGCTCATGCTGGGTCCAGCAGTGCAGCAGGTCGCGATAGATTGCACTCGGTATCTTCAGCGACTCACGCACTGGGTGCAAGTGCTACTTTCAACGAGCAGAAAGTGAATCCAGCACCTAAGCCTCTGAACATGTCCAAGGTTCTTTCGGGGGCCGAAAGGCAGGCTGAGAGAAGGATTCATGATAGGACATCGCCGGAGCGCAAGAATTTCTCGTACGGGCTAAGGACTGGCGGCGCTGGGAAAGCGGCAGGGAATAGCTTTGAGTTGAGCAAGGATACTCTAGAGAAAATTTCTGCCAAGATCGATAGCGCCGCTATCGAGAGAGAGGCGGACCCACAGAATTATGCGGAATGGGCGGCATATGCTGTCAGGGACGTCGATCCTAGCTCGCTGATGGACGCGGAGTTCCAGGAcagagaaaagagaagacAGCAGTATTTGAGTCAGTTGACATCGCAACAGGTGTTGGCTAAGGCAAGGGAAAACGCTGACAGGGAATTGAAAGCAATCGATGCGTTGGATACTCATAGGCAGCTGTTTGGTAATGAAGCATATAACAAAGCGGCAGTCGAAACGGCACGCGAAATGGCACGCAAGAACGCTCAAAAGATGGCACCTTATCAAAACAAGATAAACATGGGCGGTGGCCTATGGTTATCGCCTGATGAGGTGAACGACATTGCGGAGAATCTGATCAACCCGGTGTTGGGTGAAGTGACTCAAAGAGCCGAAGACCAAAGAGCGACAGATCTGGATATAAAGGAGAGGACGGAAGCTCACAAAGCGGAATATGCAGCCTGGTTGGAAATGCAACACACCAAGATCCGTAACAATGCAACAATTGTCGTTAACACTAATATAAGGCACGAAAGGGAAAAGGAggaaaacaaagaaaaggcgACCAAGGATTATAATGAGCTTGTTGCTATGAAAGACAAACAAATTGCAGATAAGGAGGAGAAGCTGGCTAGAACGAAACAGGCTAAGACGGAATTTGAAACGGAAATGGAAGGAAAACTGAAATCGGAAGATGAGAGGGTCGCTCTGGTGTTGGCTAATTTTGGCGAGACTAACAAGAAAGATTTAGAAGATGCCCGCAAGGAACAAGAGGAATTACTGAGACCTTATCATGATGCCCTAGACGCTGCCGAGAAGGAACATGCAAGGttacttgaagaaaaatccGGTATTCAAAAGgagatcgagaaattgCGCACCTCCATCGATGCTCACGGCGTTCTGCTACTCAAGTATGAAAGAGGCATCAAAGCCAACGATGAAAAGCAGGCCGTGGAACTCAAGAATTTACAAAACCTTGACTCCGAGAAACAGAAACTGAGATCAGATATCGATGAGAATGTTATCAATTTAGCCAACAGAGCTAAGGAACAAGCAGCCATCTCCTCAGAACAGGCACGCCTAAGACAATTGGAGGTGGATGCTCTGGTCAATGAGCGCAAGAGCCGGTTGAACGAGACTGAAATCGAACTGCAAAGGGAGAAGCTAAACATGCTGGATGCCATGAGAGAGGCGGCGGAAGCCCGTGGTGACACCGcaatcgatgaagacaGAGTGAAGGAGCTACTCGGAATGAGTTCGGAGGACTACGTTGCTCAACAGAAGAATGCAGTCAGCAAGACCGAAACGCGCCCTGTAGGAGCCGATCttgacgaggaagacgaggcGGATGAAGATAATTTATCGGAGGGAGTCAAGCCAGCCCGCCACCTAGACCTCGGAGCCTTCGAAGGCCCCGCCCCATCTGCTTCTGTAAGATCAATTGCCGACGTCAGTGCTAGGATTCCCGAGTCCTTATCTGAGCATCCGGCCAAGGGAGACAAGTCTTCCGATGTTTCTTGGTCGGAGAAATTCTTCCTTGGAGCTGCGAgggcaagaaagagaagagagTCGCAACAGAAATCGGAAAAGCCTGAGATCTCCAAACCTGCGGAAACAGCCAAGACTGCTGAGCCCTCGGGCACCGCAGCCAATGCTGGCCACGAACTCCAACCCACCTTTAGTGGCTTTTCGCAAGACGGCATCGCCGCGCAGCAGGATGCAGGCAAGAAAAAGGGCAAAAGCACAGAGAGCCCTACGGTGGACGACTcagaagacgaagacgaggaagacgttCCCGATCTGAGCGGTACAGACCGGAACGACGACCTAAGTGGCGCGAACAAGAGAAGCAGCTACTTCCAAGAAGTGTTCGAGTGA